One window from the genome of Ananas comosus cultivar F153 linkage group 13, ASM154086v1, whole genome shotgun sequence encodes:
- the LOC109719318 gene encoding protein S-acyltransferase 18, translating into MRRHGWQLPLHPLQFVGTAVFIVLVSAFYIFLGPFLGNRIVENTALTLFSFTAISVAVLYVRCTAIDPTDRTDARKRRGPKSGKLPRINYRHIFCHIVVRFLRKLEDKILSCCIRRNYLEQWNSSIQLEPLLPFPLVVTDDAVSPHRKGDDISFCALCDFEVRRNSKHCRSCDRCVDGFDHHCRWLNNCIGRRNYTTFILLMVFVLLMLTIEGGTAVAIFIRCFADSKGMEQEMVQKLRIKFPKGVLAAISISLALLTGYSTAALGQLFFFHVVLIRKGMRTYDYILAMREESQLMDPFDDTDSSSDESVDFDSPDRPPFLSRFLCRRSELSRSARRLSIRIEKEPNASNKKVGFEINPWKLIKMSKEKAMIAAERARERIRQNLPHRLSPMKPLPLETKQGPLVNSARKHMKLVSEITPVVTKAWFAGSPSKRFSSPRRRISGSPSPGPQKYRTNFDLKLTEVSRELENHISKQMLCSIMAKDGEDEASPTK; encoded by the exons ATGCGGCGCCATGGGTGGCAGCTCCCACTTCATCCCCTCCAG TTCGTCGGGACGGCAGTTTTCATCGTCCTCGTCTCCGCCTTCTACATCTTCCTCGGGCCGTTCCTCGGAAACCGAATCGTCGAAAACACGGCGCTCACATTGTTCTCCTTCACT GCCATCTCTGTTGCTGTGTTATACGTGAGGTGTACTGCGATCGATCCGACCGATCGAACCGACGCGAGGAAACGGAGAGGGCCCAAATCCGGAAAACTCCCGCGGATCAATTACAGGCACATTTTTTGCCATATTGTGGTGAGATTTTTacgaaaattggaggataagatACTGAGTTGCTGCATAAGGAGGAACTATTTGGAGCAGTGGAATAGCAGCATTCAGTTGGAGCCGCTTCTGCCGTTCCCTCTCGTTGTGACGGACGACGCCGTCTCGCCGCATCGGAAAGGCGACGACATCTCGTTCTGCGCTCTCTGCGATTTCGAG GTCAGAAGGAACAGCAAGCACTGCAGAAGTTGCGATCGGTGCGTCGACGGATTCGACCACCATTGCAGG TGGCTAAACAACTGCATAGGGAGAAGGAACTACACCACCTTCATTCTACTGATGGTGTTTGTATTGCTCATG CTAACTATAGAGGGAGGAACAGCAGTTGCAATCTTCATCCGCTGCTTCGCGGACAGCAAAGGGATGGAGCAGGAAATGGTGCAGAAGCTCCGCATCAAGTTCCCTAAAGGAGTTCTCGCCGCGATATCG ATATCATTGGCTCTGCTGACAGGGTACAGTACAGCGGCCCTCGGACAGCTTTTCTTCTTCCATGTAGTTCTCATTCGAAAG GGAATGAGAACATATGATTACATCCTAGCAATGAGAGAAGAAAGCCAGTTGATGGATCCATTTGACGACACCGATTCCTCGTCTGACGAGAGTGTCGACTTTGACTCGCCAGACAGACCGCCGTTCCTCTCTAGATTTCTATGCAGAAGAAGTGAACTCTCTCGA AGTGCTCGAAGATTATCGATAAGAATCGAGAAAGAACCTAATGCTTCAAACAAAAAGGTCGGTTTCGAGATCAACCCGTGGAAACTTATAAAGATGAGCAAAGAGAAGGCAATGATCGCCGcggagagagcaagagagaggaTTAGACAAAACCTCCCACACCGACTATCTCCGATGAAACCGCTTCCATTAGAGACGAAGCAAGGGCCTCTAGTAAACTCGGCAAGAAAGCATATGAAGTTGGTAAGTGAGATCACACCAGTAGTTACCAAGGCTTGGTTCGCGGGCTCGCCGAGTAAGCGGTTCTCGAGCCCGCGGAGGAGGATTTCGGGGTCTCCCTCTCCTGGACCGCAGAAGTATAGAACAAACTTCGATCTCAAACTCACAGAAGTTTCGAGGGAACTTGAGAATCACATCTCGAAGCAGATGCTGTGCTCTATCATGGCGAAAGACGGCGAGGACGAGGCTTCTCCAACAAAATAA
- the LOC109719133 gene encoding probable transcription factor At4g00390: protein MASSSSAAAAAEATSAGPNPKRGRRGAAEKLWTEAEEMAILEGFLEFVTERGTPTRAPDHHHHHHDTAPFFERIRPRLRRADLNRAQLADKLRRLKRKYRAAASRLAAAPSAAAAAAFRTPHDRATFELARKIWSPATPAPEPEEGRKGMEEKWREQQILELEVLLKRAELLHEHFSAKLEEMRSTTTTTSSN from the coding sequence AtggcgtcctcctcctccgccgcggcggcggcggaagcgACGAGCGCGGGTCCTAACCCTAAGAGGGGGAGGCGGGGGGCGGCGGAGAAGCTGTggacggaggcggaggagatGGCGATCCTGGAGGGGTTTTTGGAGTTCGTGACGGAGCGGGGGACGCCGACGCGCGCGcccgaccaccaccaccaccaccacgacACCGCCCCCTTCTTCGAGCGGATCCgcccccgcctccgccgcgccgaCCTCAACCGCGCCCAGCTCGCCGACAAGCTGCGCCGCCTCAAGAGGAAGTaccgcgccgccgcctcccgcctcgccgccgccccctccgccgccgccgccgccgccttcagGACCCCCCACGACCGCGCCACCTTCGAGCTCGCCCGCAAGATCTGGAGCCCCGCCACGCCGGCGCCGGAGCCGGAGGAGGGGAGGAAGGGGATGGAGGAGAAGTGGAGGGAGCAGCAGATCCTGGAGCTCGAGGTGCTTCTGAAGAGAGCGGAGCTTCTCCATGAGCACTTCTCCGCGAAGCTCGAGGAGATGagatcgacgacgacgacgacgagttCAAACTAG
- the LOC109719317 gene encoding protein CHUP1, chloroplastic-like, translated as MKQELKFRDDQKASSPAAAAAAAAASRSSRAFRGRRESPRSSDSASASSPFLKTRPKPPPPSEPPPPPPPTRIIRSSTSTTAAAAAAADAAHANKMRPNNDHHDHRPAAGRFAEQFAQLRPDARELQRRRLEESEKVVRELRGEVSALRAELKRLQGANSQLELDNKRFADNLLAAQERIQQLEMLNLNCQDARKFAAADKLEQPKVEDETDTDTDETQLVQLTQRAQPPELAKHKELNAKSSPTPPPPPPPPPPPPPMSRQAPPSKSNSVNKATALVELYNSLTKRDGKDSKGSGSYSNSVGANPHHSIVGELQNRSGHLLAIKADVKTKGEFIRHLIDRVRSAAYTNMDDVLAFVDWLDRELSTLSDERAVLKHFDWPERKADALREAAFEYRDLKRVEAEAASFSDDPSSPCEVTLKKISNLLEKLEKSMNRLIKLRNSSMLPYKECKIPTEWMLDSGIVSTMKLASMKLAKVYMKRVVMELDTNRSPERETAQEALLFQSVRFAYRAHQFAGGLDSETMHAFEQLREKVRSNGRGSKVLIPGMVLS; from the exons ATGAAGCAGGAGCTTAAGTTCAGAGATGATCAAAAGGCTTCATccccagcagcagcagcagcagcagctgctgcttccAGGAGTAGTAGAGCTTTTAGAGGCAGAAGAGAGAGCCCAAGATCATCAGATTCTGCAAGTGCCTCCTCACCATTTCTCAAAACCAGGCCAAAGCCACCCCCTCCTTCAGAACCaccacccccaccaccaccaacaaGAATAATAAGATCTTCCACTtctactactgctgctgctgctgctgctgctgatgctgctcaTGCAAACAAAATGAGACCAAACAATGATCATCACGATCACCGGCCTGCCGCGGGGCGATTCGCAGAGCAGTTTGCGCAGCTGCGGCCGGACGCGAGGGAGCTGCAGAGGAGGAGGCTGGAGGAGAGTGAGAAGGTGGTGAGGGAGTTGAGGGGTGAGGTGTCTGCACTGAGAGCTGAGCTGAAGAGGCTGCAGGGTGCCAATTCTCAGCTTGAGTTGGACAACAAGAGGTTTGCTGACAACTTACTGGCTGCCCAGGAAAGGATCCAACAGCTTGAGATGCTGAATCTGAATTGTCAG GATGCGAGAAAGTTCGCAGCGGCAGATAAACTAGAACAACCGAAAGTAGAAGATGAAACCGACACCGACACCGACGAAACACAGTTGGTGCAATTGACGCAAAGAGCTCAACCTCCGGAACTCGCGAAACATAAGGAATTGAATGCAAAGTCCTCtccaactcctcctcctcctcctcctccgccgccgcctcctcctcctatGTCGCGCCAAGCACCCCCCTCGAAGTCGAATTCGGTTAATAAAGCTACCGCATTGGTTGAATTGTACAACTCGTTGACGAAGCGCGACGGAAAGGACTCGAAGGGGAGTGGAAGCTACTCAAATAGTGTTGGTGCCAATCCCCATCACAGTATCGTCGGAGAACTCCAGAACCGGTCGGGACACTTGTTGGCA ATAAAAGCAGATGTGAAAACAAAGGGTGAATTCATTAGGCATCTTATCGACAGAGTCCGATCCGCAGCGTATACGAACATGGACGATGTCTTAGCGTTCGTGGATTGGCTCGACCGAGAACTCTCGACATTG TCTGACGAGAGAGCTGTTCTGAAGCACTTTGACTGGCCCGAGAGAAAAGCCGACGCATTGCGGGAAGCTGCTTTTGAGTACCGAGATCTGAAGCGCGTCGAAGCTGAAGCCGCTTCTTTCAGCGACGATCCCTCGTCTCCGTGTGAGGTTACTCTAAAGAAGATATCGAACTTGCTAGAAAA GTTGGAGAAAAGCATGAATAGGCTGATCAAGTTACGGAACTCGAGTATGCTCCCTTACAAAGAGTGCAAGATTCCAACAGAGTGGATGCTCGACTCAGGAATTGTTAGTACG ATGAAGTTGGCTTCGATGAAACTTGCTAAGGTGTACATGAAGCGCGTGGTTATGGAGCTCGACACGAATAGGAGCCCAGAAAGGGAAACGGCGCAAGAAGCGCTTCTCTTTCAGAGCGTACGCTTCGCTTACAGAGCACACCAG TTTGCGGGAGGTCTCGACTCTGAAACAATGCACGCCTTCGAGCAGTTGAGAGAAAAGGTTCGATCTAACGGGAGAGGATCGAAGGTTCTGATTCCCGGCATGGTGCTTTCCTAG
- the LOC109719299 gene encoding agamous-like MADS-box protein AGL80: MARKKVKLMWIANDATRRTTMKKRRKGLLKKVHELSVLCGVDACLIVYGTPSDRFPADILPSEPRGVARVVTQFRGLPEGERRRKMVSQESFLRQRVGKMRDAQRRQLRENRQGELLALVAEGLSGRRSSFSNLAQVEEVASLTWMLDAKFKSVYDQLETQLRQLYSATPEGGVPLQAAAEEAAVRVVDHDPQSAAAAAAAAVEVLNRHDSSLLPPADTPTPQPPMVGPWAELQTPYLDPYVADPWLDSFYPF, translated from the coding sequence ATGGCGAGGAAGAAGGTGAAGCTCATGTGGATAGCGAACGATGCGACGCGGCGGACGACGATGAAGAAGCGGCGCAAGGGGCTGCTGAAGAAGGTGCACGAGCTGAGCGTGCTGTGCGGTGTCGATGCGTGCTTGATCGTGTACGGCACCCCGAGCGACCGCTTCCCGGCGGACATCTTGCCGTCGGAGCCCCGGGGGGTGGCGCGCGTGGTGACGCAGTTCAGGGGCTTGCCGGAGGGCGAGCGGCGGCGGAAGATGGTCAGCCAGGAGAGCTTCCTGCGGCAGCGGGTGGGGAAGATGCGGGACGCGCAGCGCCGCCAGCTGCGCGAGAACCGCCAGGGGGAGCTGCTGGCGCTCGTGGCCGAGGGCCTGTCCGGGCGGCGCAGCAGCTTCAGCAACCTGGCGCAGGTCGAGGAGGTGGCGTCGCTCACTTGGATGCTCGATGCCAAGTTCAAGTCGGTCTACGACCAGCTGGAAACCCAACTTCGTCAGTTGTACTCCGCGACGCCGGAGGGGGGAGTGCCGCtgcaggcggcggcggaggaggcggccgTGCGTGTCGTGGATCATGATCCTCagtctgctgctgctgctgctgctgctgctgtggaAGTTCTGAACAGGCACGACAGCAGTCTGCTGCCGCCGGCCGATACACCTACGCCGCAGCCTCCAATGGTCGGCCCGTGGGCGGAGCTGCAGACGCCGTACCTGGACCCCTACGTTGCTGATCCGTGGCTCGATTCCTTCTATCCATTCTGA